The proteins below are encoded in one region of Citrobacter enshiensis:
- a CDS encoding glycoside hydrolase family 31 protein — MKTLKNWIVDKQSAHHLELLVDNQHRVCLYVLEENLFRVLIKRKGALALDRTWSIAPKQDVPWEGRHRDDLSGFSCPAWSLEQQDETVTISTEQLRVTVHQPLWLEWHYRDEAGDWQPLASDRSTSAYLLNAHGDGVAHYLSRRKDERFYGLGEKAGNLQRNGKRYEMRNLDAMGYNAVSTDPLYKHIPFTITRRDDVSYGLFYDNLSSCWLDLGNEIDNYHTAYRRWQAEAGDIDYYMFTGKRVLDVTKAFVRLTGKTLFGPKWSLGYSGSTMHYTDAPDAQNQLMNFIRLCEEHAIPCDSFQLSSGYTSINGKRYVFNWNYDKVPQPKVMSRAFHDAGLKLAANIKPCLLQDHPRYSEVAEKGLFIRDSETNAPERSSFWDDEGSNLDFTNPQTIQWWQDGVTTQLLEMGIDSTWNDNNEFEVWDGEARCHGFGQEIAIKHIRPVMPLLMMRASMEAQQRFAPEKRPYLISRSGCAGMQRYVQTWSGDNRTNWDTLRYNTRMGLGMSLSGLFNVGHDVGGFSGDKPDAELFVRWVQNGVMHPRFTIHSWNDDHTVNEPWMYPGVTPAIRGAIELRYRLLPYFYTLLWQAHADDEPMLRPTFLDHEHDEQTFEECDDFLLGRDILVASVVEEGQRQRRVWLPDNETGWYDFYTHEWFSGGQWITRDAPLEKLPLLVRAGAGLPLSERITHVSAEKDATRELKLFPVKGTGTTTGMLFEDDGESWNYQQGNALWLAWEMRCSASAIHVNFTRKGHYQPAWHKLAVTLAGNDPRTLFIDGKEVSRDDAHFCLPTLQ; from the coding sequence ATGAAAACCCTGAAGAACTGGATCGTTGATAAGCAATCAGCGCATCATCTGGAACTGCTGGTGGATAACCAGCACCGCGTATGCCTGTATGTACTGGAAGAGAATCTGTTCCGCGTACTGATTAAGCGTAAAGGCGCGCTGGCGCTGGACAGAACCTGGAGCATCGCACCTAAGCAAGATGTGCCCTGGGAGGGGCGCCATCGCGATGACCTCAGCGGCTTTAGCTGCCCGGCGTGGAGCCTGGAGCAGCAGGACGAAACCGTGACGATCAGCACTGAACAGCTGCGCGTCACCGTCCACCAGCCGCTGTGGCTGGAGTGGCATTATCGCGATGAGGCGGGCGACTGGCAGCCGCTGGCGAGCGATCGCAGCACCAGTGCCTATCTGCTGAACGCCCACGGCGACGGCGTGGCGCACTATCTGAGCCGCCGGAAAGATGAGCGCTTTTACGGGCTGGGAGAGAAAGCCGGTAACTTGCAGCGTAACGGTAAACGCTATGAGATGCGCAATCTGGATGCGATGGGCTATAACGCCGTCAGCACCGACCCGCTGTACAAACATATTCCCTTCACCATCACCCGCCGTGATGATGTGAGCTACGGTCTTTTTTATGACAACCTGAGCAGCTGCTGGCTGGATCTGGGGAATGAAATTGACAACTACCACACCGCGTATCGCCGCTGGCAGGCGGAAGCCGGTGATATTGATTACTACATGTTTACCGGTAAACGGGTGCTGGACGTGACCAAAGCGTTTGTGCGTCTGACAGGAAAAACGCTGTTCGGGCCGAAATGGAGTCTGGGCTACAGCGGCTCGACCATGCACTACACCGACGCGCCGGATGCGCAAAACCAGCTGATGAACTTTATTCGCCTGTGCGAAGAACACGCGATTCCGTGCGATTCATTCCAGCTCTCTTCCGGCTATACCTCGATCAACGGCAAGCGCTACGTCTTTAACTGGAACTACGACAAAGTGCCGCAGCCGAAAGTAATGTCCCGCGCGTTCCATGACGCAGGACTGAAACTGGCGGCCAACATCAAGCCGTGCTTGCTGCAAGACCATCCGCGTTATAGCGAAGTCGCTGAAAAAGGTCTGTTCATTCGTGATTCAGAAACGAATGCGCCGGAACGCTCCAGCTTCTGGGACGATGAAGGGTCTAATCTCGATTTTACCAACCCGCAGACTATTCAATGGTGGCAGGATGGCGTGACGACCCAGTTGCTGGAGATGGGCATCGACTCGACCTGGAACGACAACAACGAGTTTGAAGTGTGGGACGGCGAAGCCCGCTGTCACGGTTTTGGCCAGGAAATCGCCATTAAGCACATTCGCCCGGTGATGCCGCTGCTGATGATGCGCGCCTCTATGGAAGCCCAGCAGCGCTTTGCCCCGGAAAAACGGCCGTATCTAATCTCGCGCTCGGGCTGCGCCGGGATGCAGCGCTACGTCCAGACCTGGAGTGGCGACAACCGCACCAACTGGGACACGCTGCGCTACAACACAAGAATGGGGCTGGGGATGAGCCTTTCCGGCCTGTTTAACGTAGGGCACGACGTAGGTGGTTTCTCTGGCGACAAACCGGATGCAGAACTGTTCGTGCGCTGGGTACAGAACGGCGTGATGCACCCACGCTTTACCATTCACTCGTGGAATGACGACCATACGGTCAATGAACCGTGGATGTACCCAGGCGTGACGCCCGCCATTCGCGGTGCGATTGAGCTGCGTTATCGCTTACTGCCCTATTTTTATACCCTGCTCTGGCAAGCTCATGCCGACGATGAGCCGATGCTGCGCCCGACGTTCCTCGACCATGAGCATGATGAGCAAACCTTCGAAGAGTGCGACGATTTCCTGCTTGGCCGCGATATTTTAGTCGCCAGCGTAGTTGAAGAAGGCCAACGCCAGCGCCGCGTCTGGTTACCGGATAACGAAACAGGCTGGTACGATTTTTACACTCACGAGTGGTTCTCTGGCGGCCAGTGGATTACCCGCGATGCCCCGCTGGAAAAACTGCCGCTGCTGGTACGGGCAGGCGCCGGTTTACCGCTGAGCGAACGCATCACCCACGTCAGCGCAGAAAAAGACGCTACGCGCGAGTTGAAACTCTTCCCCGTGAAGGGCACAGGCACGACGACCGGTATGTTGTTTGAAGATGATGGCGAGAGCTGGAATTATCAGCAAGGCAATGCGCTGTGGCTCGCGTGGGAGATGCGTTGCAGCGCCAGCGCGATTCATGTGAACTTCACCCGTAAAGGCCACTATCAGCCCGCGTGGCACAAACTGGCCGTTACGCTGGCGGGCAACGACCCACGCACCTTGTTTATCGATGGCAAAGAAGTTTCACGGGACGATGCGCATTTTTGCCTCCCCACATTGCAGTGA
- a CDS encoding MFS transporter: protein MSQDINNTVTASKTRRVMKNLRWYMLVLFLLGVTVNYITRNSLGILAPELKDSLGITTEQYSWIVGAFQLAYTLFQPLCGWLIDVIGLKLGFMICACLWAIACIAHAGAGNWLHLAILRFFMGGAEAAATPANAKTLGEWFPKTERPIAAGWAGVGFSIGAMLAPPIIYFAHASFGWQGAFMFTGVLALLWVILWWAFYHNPEKHPNLGKDELAWIKQDNEPAPVKQPFFTALKGVAKNKRFYGIAIPAFMAEPAWAVFSFWMPLYFAKEYNMDLKQIALFAWLPFLAADLGSVASGYLTKLYTRLFGYSRVNSTIASSVTGAFMMISLAAVAITRDPIVAVILMSIGGFGHQIISCMLSALVVESFDKGQMATVNGMRGSAAWIASFLFSLLIGVTADKIGFNPLFIAMGFFDLIGAIFLVAFIAERRAKRA, encoded by the coding sequence ATGAGTCAGGACATTAACAACACAGTTACGGCAAGCAAAACCCGCCGTGTCATGAAAAACTTGCGCTGGTACATGCTGGTGCTGTTTTTACTTGGCGTCACAGTTAACTACATCACGCGAAACTCGTTAGGTATTCTGGCCCCGGAGCTCAAAGACAGTCTGGGTATTACCACCGAACAATACTCCTGGATCGTTGGCGCCTTCCAGCTCGCTTACACCCTTTTCCAGCCCCTGTGCGGCTGGCTGATTGATGTGATCGGTCTGAAGCTCGGCTTTATGATCTGCGCCTGTTTGTGGGCCATTGCCTGTATCGCTCACGCTGGCGCCGGGAACTGGCTGCATCTGGCTATTCTGCGCTTCTTTATGGGCGGTGCCGAAGCCGCTGCCACCCCGGCCAACGCCAAAACCCTTGGCGAATGGTTTCCGAAAACCGAACGCCCGATTGCCGCTGGCTGGGCAGGCGTGGGTTTCTCAATTGGCGCGATGTTAGCGCCGCCGATTATTTACTTTGCCCACGCCTCTTTTGGCTGGCAGGGTGCATTTATGTTCACCGGCGTGCTGGCGCTGCTGTGGGTGATTCTGTGGTGGGCGTTCTACCATAACCCGGAAAAGCACCCGAATCTTGGCAAGGACGAGCTGGCCTGGATCAAGCAGGACAACGAGCCAGCTCCCGTAAAACAACCCTTCTTCACCGCGCTGAAAGGCGTCGCTAAAAACAAACGTTTTTATGGTATTGCCATCCCGGCATTTATGGCAGAACCGGCATGGGCAGTGTTCAGTTTCTGGATGCCGCTCTACTTCGCCAAAGAATACAATATGGATCTCAAGCAGATCGCCTTATTTGCCTGGCTGCCGTTTCTCGCCGCTGATCTGGGCAGCGTGGCAAGTGGCTATCTGACCAAACTCTATACCCGCCTGTTCGGCTACTCACGCGTTAACTCAACCATCGCCAGTTCCGTCACCGGCGCATTTATGATGATTTCGCTCGCTGCAGTGGCGATCACCCGGGATCCCATTGTTGCCGTGATCCTGATGTCCATCGGCGGCTTCGGGCATCAGATCATCTCCTGCATGCTGAGCGCGCTGGTCGTGGAGTCATTTGATAAAGGTCAGATGGCAACCGTCAACGGTATGCGCGGTTCGGCGGCGTGGATCGCCAGTTTCCTGTTCTCCCTTTTGATTGGTGTTACCGCTGACAAAATTGGCTTTAACCCACTCTTCATCGCCATGGGTTTCTTCGACCTGATTGGCGCTATTTTCCTGGTGGCATTTATTGCTGAACGTCGCGCCAAGCGCGCTTGA
- a CDS encoding LacI family DNA-binding transcriptional regulator translates to MDKRLKIAEIAARTQLSISTVSRVLAGKANTSEKARSKVLACARELGVMDGMAAGRLLLNNLLVFAPQRAFDERSDIFYYRVLQSLSKGLASHEVRLRYCALEELDSDAQLFLTRINEPETQAVMLLGIDDPHIHDLVVDVGKPCMLINCRDRRQRLPAVAPDHRAIGELAADYLFEMGHREIMNVFCLRRYTMELRLAGVRDAWQSHNLTFNDQRDLLVVPSFSAKETELQVSEWLKHTSAKALPTAFLVGGDFMAAGTISALQKQGLRVPQDISVMSIDGFNLATIQDVLLTAVHVPRDALAIEAVHMLQQRLMRPDAPVGTLLLNGSLAIRESVRRIRQGKRRTAVEREGLYDD, encoded by the coding sequence ATGGATAAAAGGCTCAAAATCGCCGAAATTGCCGCCCGTACGCAGCTCTCCATCAGCACCGTTTCCCGGGTGCTCGCCGGGAAGGCCAACACCAGTGAAAAAGCACGCAGTAAGGTGCTGGCCTGTGCGCGGGAACTGGGGGTGATGGACGGTATGGCGGCGGGGCGGCTGCTGCTCAATAACCTGTTGGTTTTTGCGCCACAACGGGCGTTTGATGAGCGGTCCGACATCTTTTACTACCGGGTGCTCCAAAGTTTAAGTAAAGGTCTGGCTTCTCATGAGGTCAGGCTACGGTATTGCGCGCTGGAAGAGCTGGACAGCGATGCCCAGCTTTTTCTGACGCGTATTAACGAGCCGGAAACGCAGGCGGTGATGCTGCTGGGTATCGATGATCCGCATATTCATGATCTGGTGGTGGATGTCGGGAAACCCTGTATGTTGATCAACTGTCGCGACAGAAGACAGCGTTTGCCTGCGGTCGCGCCTGACCATCGCGCGATTGGCGAGCTGGCGGCTGACTATCTGTTTGAGATGGGTCACCGGGAAATCATGAACGTGTTCTGTCTTCGTCGTTACACGATGGAACTTCGGCTGGCGGGCGTTCGCGATGCCTGGCAGTCGCATAATCTGACGTTTAATGATCAACGCGATTTGCTGGTGGTGCCCAGTTTCAGTGCGAAAGAAACGGAGCTACAGGTAAGCGAATGGTTGAAGCACACGTCAGCCAAAGCGCTGCCGACGGCGTTTCTGGTGGGCGGTGATTTTATGGCCGCAGGGACGATCAGCGCGCTGCAAAAGCAGGGGTTGCGTGTGCCGCAGGATATCTCGGTAATGAGTATTGACGGGTTTAATCTGGCGACGATTCAGGATGTTCTCTTAACCGCCGTTCATGTCCCGCGCGATGCGTTGGCAATAGAGGCCGTGCATATGCTCCAGCAACGGCTGATGCGTCCCGATGCGCCTGTCGGTACGCTGTTGCTCAATGGTTCGCTGGCAATACGTGAATCTGTCCGGCGGATACGTCAGGGAAAACGACGCACCGCCGTCGAGAGAGAAGGGCTGTATGACGATTAA
- a CDS encoding DUF1479 domain-containing protein → MALTFTSDTLPADHKSAIRQMKKALRAQIGDVQQVFDKLSDVIATRVADINARKARGETVWPELTYADIKAGRITAAQREEIKQHGCVVIKRHFPREQALDWDQSMLDYLDRNRFDEVYKGPGDNFFGTLSASRPEIYPIYWSQAQMQARQSEEMANAQSFLNRLWTFESDGKQWFNPDVSVIYPDRIRRRPPGTTSKGLGAHTDSGALERWLLPAYQQVFAQVFGGHVDRYDPWNAAHRTDVEEYTVENTTKCSVFRTFQGWTALSDMLPGQGLLHVVPIPEAMAYVLLRPLLDDVPEDELCGVAPGRVLPISEQWHPLLIEALTSIPQLEAGDSVWWHCDVIHSVAPVENQQGWGNVMYIPAAPLCEKNLAYAHKVKAALEKGASPGDFPREDYETNWEGRFTLDDLNIHGKRALGMA, encoded by the coding sequence ATGGCTCTTACCTTTACCAGCGATACGTTACCCGCCGACCACAAATCCGCTATCCGGCAGATGAAGAAAGCGCTGCGAGCACAAATCGGTGATGTTCAGCAGGTTTTTGACAAACTCAGTGATGTGATAGCAACCCGCGTGGCGGACATTAATGCGCGTAAAGCACGCGGCGAAACTGTCTGGCCAGAACTCACTTACGCTGACATTAAAGCAGGCCGCATCACGGCCGCGCAGCGAGAAGAGATTAAACAACACGGCTGCGTGGTCATTAAGCGGCATTTCCCGCGGGAACAGGCGCTGGACTGGGATCAGTCGATGCTCGACTACCTGGATCGCAACCGTTTTGACGAGGTGTATAAAGGCCCTGGCGATAACTTTTTCGGTACCCTGTCCGCCTCCCGACCGGAAATTTATCCGATCTACTGGTCACAGGCGCAAATGCAGGCGCGTCAAAGCGAGGAGATGGCTAACGCCCAGTCATTCCTCAACCGTTTGTGGACCTTTGAAAGCGACGGCAAGCAGTGGTTTAACCCGGATGTGAGCGTTATCTACCCGGATCGCATTCGCCGCCGCCCGCCGGGAACAACTTCAAAAGGTCTCGGCGCGCATACCGACTCTGGCGCTCTGGAACGCTGGCTGCTCCCTGCGTATCAACAGGTCTTCGCGCAGGTGTTTGGCGGCCATGTCGATCGGTACGATCCGTGGAACGCTGCACACCGTACCGACGTGGAAGAGTACACCGTGGAGAACACCACCAAATGTTCGGTGTTCCGTACTTTCCAGGGCTGGACCGCGCTTTCCGATATGTTGCCCGGTCAGGGATTGCTGCACGTGGTGCCGATCCCGGAAGCGATGGCGTATGTCCTGTTACGCCCTCTGCTGGATGATGTCCCGGAAGATGAACTGTGCGGCGTCGCGCCAGGCAGAGTATTGCCCATTTCTGAACAATGGCACCCGTTGTTGATTGAAGCGTTAACCAGCATTCCACAGCTGGAAGCCGGTGACTCTGTCTGGTGGCATTGCGACGTCATTCACTCGGTGGCCCCCGTCGAAAATCAGCAAGGCTGGGGTAACGTGATGTACATCCCCGCCGCGCCTTTGTGCGAAAAAAATCTGGCTTACGCGCACAAAGTCAAAGCAGCACTGGAGAAAGGCGCCTCGCCGGGCGACTTCCCCCGCGAGGATTATGAAACAAACTGGGAAGGACGCTTTACGCTCGATGATTTGAATATTCACGGTAAGCGCGCGCTGGGTATGGCTTAA